From the Flavobacterium gyeonganense genome, the window TCGCTGGTGATCTTATTCAAAATGGCATCATCATTGATGCTTTCTATATCAAAATTGTCTTTTATTTTGTACAATTCACCACTTGAGTACAAATATTCTTTATACACATAATCATCAATTGTTCCTTTATTGCGCGTTAAAGGTATACCCTGAGTGTTTCTGAATTCTTTTGCCGTATCGAGACCTTTTCCCATCCAGGCCGTTTGATCCAGTCTGTTAAATTTGTAATTATTAAACAAAAAGGAAACCAGACTCGGTGTCACATCCCAGTGTGAAGAAACCGACTTAAACGATTCAGTTTTTTTCAGCATTGGACTAAATATATACAAAGGTACATGAAAGCGGCATAATTTGTCTTTTTGTGTAATAGGAATCAAACGATGGTCGCCTGTAATTATAAAGATAGTATTTTTATAATCAGGTCTTTTTGCATACGCTTCCATATAATTTTTAATGGAATTATCAGTGTAATTCAAACAGGCAAAAATATCTTTATAAGAGCTAATATTATCTTTTTGTGATTTTAAATTTTCATGCGCATCAATAATGCCGTCAATTTTTTTCAGATATGCATTTTTTTCCGGAAAATCAAAAGGTTCATGATTGGTAAGGGTTTGTATGATATCCAGTCTTGGAACCTTCATTTTGTTAGTTTCGATAAGTGCTTTTCTGAAAATTTCAGCGTCAGGATACCCCCATGAAAAACCTCCTGAATTGGCTTTTGTCTCAATATATTCAGGGCCATAGCTGCTTTTGTCTATTGTGTTGTCGATACCGTTTTGATCCAAAAAGTTAATTTTTCTATCAAAATTAGCGTTATCGCCTGAATAGAAAGATGTGGTATATCCGTTTGCCTTTAACACGTTTATCAGCGAAAGGTGTCTTGGATACGGATTTAGTTCTAAAAAACCTTTTTGACCGTAAGTCAATGAACCCAATAATGACGATAGTACAGCAAAAGTCCTTCCTCCGTTGCTTAAAAAATTTTCCCAATACAATGATTTTGGGATCATTGAATCTAAATAAGGTGTAAAGCCTGCATATTCATTTTTGCCAATAAATTCGGCTCCCAGGCCTTCGACTACAATAACAACAATATTTGGTTTTTCATTTGTAATAGTAAAATAAGGTGCTAAAACGTCCGGAGTCTCTTTAAATGATTTTAGCATCGGATATTCCGATTTGAATTTAATGCTTTGAACGTTTTCGGCTATACTTTTATCTCTTTCAAACCTGATGATATCTTTGGTTATAAAGGCAAGTTTGTTTTCATACTTAGAATCAGACAG encodes:
- a CDS encoding alkaline phosphatase family protein, with the translated sequence MKRQGFDNPVTIKEKENFIQYKIKQMQTHHLKYLYLTTSLVLIFWLSSFAETYLKIANGVTIPNMWLEIGYKLANDFLSAIAVSLVLLPLFIIVGYINKTFAVRFMTVLFTLVGLIQFALVKYSSTTLVNLGADLLGYSFSDIYTTVTASESLSFMFFLPFFIIPLVYLGINFAFTRLGKGKIVLASTFASLIIAGVMKLFVSGLSDSKYENKLAFITKDIIRFERDKSIAENVQSIKFKSEYPMLKSFKETPDVLAPYFTITNEKPNIVVIVVEGLGAEFIGKNEYAGFTPYLDSMIPKSLYWENFLSNGGRTFAVLSSLLGSLTYGQKGFLELNPYPRHLSLINVLKANGYTTSFYSGDNANFDRKINFLDQNGIDNTIDKSSYGPEYIETKANSGGFSWGYPDAEIFRKALIETNKMKVPRLDIIQTLTNHEPFDFPEKNAYLKKIDGIIDAHENLKSQKDNISSYKDIFACLNYTDNSIKNYMEAYAKRPDYKNTIFIITGDHRLIPITQKDKLCRFHVPLYIFSPMLKKTESFKSVSSHWDVTPSLVSFLFNNYKFNRLDQTAWMGKGLDTAKEFRNTQGIPLTRNKGTIDDYVYKEYLYSSGELYKIKDNFDIESINDDAILNKITSEFNAFKQLNAYLTQKDKIIPKSLSLSKEQGVHFTKDEQIEIDKLTKGLNPDQMFFKARELAFNKKHKTAILLCDYILNELPNYSDVRTLKGRIFGWDGEYKKAENELLIVIKRMPLYDDAYLALMDVYWWSDQNKKSIETGKLALSNGVKNPEIKIKIERSQKSINNSNTK